A region of the Ptychodera flava strain L36383 chromosome 22, AS_Pfla_20210202, whole genome shotgun sequence genome:
ggacaaagtcggccatttttcatgaattttgtttaacatgagatactacttatattgtttgacatgctgaaagatactgaataaatgggtgaccatacatatatttgacccaggttttagacaaattaaatgaaacatcgcaaaaatgaattaatggtcatgaccattaattcattttcgcgatggtttcatgtatcgtgtctaaaaccagggtcgaatatatgcatggtcacccattcattcagtatctctcaacatgtcaaacaatgtaagtagtatctcgtatcaaacaaaattcatgaaaaatggccgactttgtccctttaatggtgGGGAAAAAATGGTCACTGACAGAGAAGTATTGTATTATATACAAGATGTTTATTACATTAAAAATACATCTCCATTATCTTATTACAAATCTCTTGCTCTTTGTGCATAATGAATAATGCTATGATATAAAcaataaaagtgataaaaaagcAAAACTGCTATATGAAATTAgcttaaatatttacaaaacaatctTTGTTTTGCCAATTTAGTATGTGTGCATGTGGTCAATCTTGCATTTGAGATTAATACTACCGTAGTTATAGGAATTGACTAATATCATTATCCCTACAGAGATATACTTTTTCTCTCCCTGCAACAAACACAAATTTGTCACTTTATTTTGAGTAGTATGGTTAGTGGCCATTTACTTCACTGTAGTTTGGATTTTAGATACGCGGCTCTAGAAGGCTTTTTAGAATCCCAGGAAACTTGATTTCACTTTTTGTTAATTCTTGGATTTCAGATGTCATTGATAGTTACTTATCTTAGAAGATACGATTGAAAAAATATCTGGCAGTGGGCCTGAGTTTTTATTATTTATCCATGCCTTGTTGAATAATActgtattatatatacataggaattttatgtacattaaaaaaacaaataaaaaatactttttattgttacCTCAAAGACTGAAACCtgaaaaatatgcattttcagtTGCATTGTGAAAATACTGTCTTGGAAGCCATGTTTATATGGGACGTACAGTGGTATTGGTGTTCAAACATTGAAAGAATCTCCATCTCTCCCTAGGACTTGAAGGTTTGATGGGCCAATTAACCTGATCACCCCTGCTTCTGTGTGGACAGGTCCAAAATCactaatgataataataggtttgggctaaaccatgatggtgaaagggttgaaagGAGGTTTTTTGTAATCTTCACGACGTTCTAACTACTGTCACATTATTGAATCGCATATCTCAACTTATTAGTGGGTTGAGGTGTTGAACCCTCCTACATCCTCCCATATCCATCTTTCCTTAATATAGTGGGTTTTTACGTAAATAATCTTACTTATCAAAAATCTGGCAACATATAAAAGTGCAACTGTCTCGCAACTCAAGCAGCAGTGAATGATCTTTCTCTCACATTCAATGTTCCTGATAACTGTTGTCAATTACAGAAGCTCTCCTCAGACCTTGGGGAACGTGTCGATCTGCTCATTAAACTATGACTTCTAGCGTTACTGTGCTGGCTGCCTCTCTCATCTACGAAATTTCGTCGTGCGCCCCCTACAGTTTAAAATGgtatatttcttttgtttttctatgTTCAGTGGCACCCGCAACTGGCTGCAACCATGTCGTCGTATTGTTTCAGAATTACATTGTCATCTTCGTCGAAATAAAGCAAACTAATGGCGACAAGTTTGTCGGGCACACAGCATGGCATAGATACATCGTCTTCGACTGAGAGGGCGTTCACGATGCTCTGTACAGTGGCGTGGTTGGTGGGTTTCGACGTCTGGCCAAGCGGGAACGGGCACTCTCCCTTGCAGTGGTAAGCATTGTAACCCCTCGGGGCGATGATCCATCCTGACCAGCCGATCTCTTCGAAATCGACGTACAATTTTTGTCTTGAGCACGGTGATTTCCATTGCCTGGTCACTGTTGGGTCACTCGGTCTCTCCGTGCCTGCCGCCCTCCTCTGCCGTGTGGATTCCTCCTGGTATCTGTTGGTGCTTGTGTTAACGTCTGGTTTCCTCCTTCGGTGGCGTTCTACAGCCGGATGAAGCATATCACCGTAGGTTTGCATGATGTAATCATACGTGTAGTCATAGTCAGCACTACCTATCAAATCAAACATATGATATCAAATCGGTAAACATAGAGTGATAGATACATTCGCAGATGTTCAGAGTGTTTTCAGTGGAAGAAGTAGAAGGTATAATGTACGTCGACGATGGTGCCAGTGGCAAAAACTATGCCTCCGCTGTGGAAAACATCAGTTCACTTTTCCATCAGAGCAACGACGCAAACTGAACTTCATCGGTCTCGTTCTCATGGCATATTTCGAGAGAAAGGGAAATGACGAATGCGGtagtgaacaaatattatgATTTGAAACACCTTGAAAAGTTAGCTTTCCTGATGTTAGTAGTTCTGTAGCTTCAAACAAGGTTATGGCTAACATTCATTAACGTTGAATGTACCTCGGGGACGTACAGATATTCGGAATCCCAAATTTTTACAATCCTTTTCAGGACTACCCTTTGTGTGGACTAAATTTTGAAGCTGTTGGAGTAAATATGGTATTACCGTCCCTTCtttaaatcgaaaattttatttgtcccCACAGAGTTAAGAAAGGCATGGCAGTCGATTTGAACTCCAAGTACTGGTATATAATGCTTTTTGCTTCTCCGGTGCCGAAATTTGCTCGCCACACGGTAATCCGGAATTTgtactcttgattttgaaaagtaattATTGAAAGTTACTATAAGGTAAGTTTTTAGCAAAAGCTTAAGTATTTGAATTTCGAGAGGCGTACTACCTTACATAATCAATCGCAGGTTGAAATCTAGATTTGTATGAGCCTCGTGGCAGAACTTACCTCCGCTGCCATCAATAGTAGCTGCTTCAGTCCTGGGACGTCCATCATTTGTGAAGACTACCAGGATTGGCTGTTTGCTGCCATGGTGTTCTTTCTTCTTGGCGAATCGGATGACAGAATTGTCTGTCAGTTGCATCCCGGTCATAGTCGTCACGGTAACCATAAGACCGTAATTGGAGGATGGGTCGTGGAGCCATGACGTCACAGCTGGTAGGTTTTAAGAAGAAATTTGAAGATATGCGTTGGTGGAACTCATCAGCTATTTGGGGCTTGTGgttcagtgaaatttcaacTTAAAAAGAATCTATGGCGACAAAATTAGAATAAGTCTGTACCAGAGTTTTAAAATTACTTAGATACAGCTACAAAAATCATGAGCATGAGTGCTTGCACCTGGTACTTAGTCTATATATTTGTAGGGTTTAGTACAGCTTGTATAGTAGTGCACTTCGCCGGTCAGAAAAGGCACTTTTCGCGCCAAAAGTATTTTTGTAACATGCATGTCTGTATTTAGGGAAAACTAGAGAAAGTAAGGGACAAATGTAGGAGACTTACCTGGAGTTATGCTGAACACTTCCCATCCTGTACCGTGCGCACTAACCAGTCTGGCACCGATCAGCCTGGTGTTTTCAGGGTCGAACTCATCGCTGAGTAATTGGTGTACGTGAACCTGTGAATGGACAATGCAGTAGTCGTCAGTTTCTGAACAAGGTTATCGGACACGGCCCGACACGAGGGGTTAGACTGgccccaagtctgtgggcatccAAATGTCaaaaacagagtaaattgaaCGTACTGTCGCATTAGTGGTAGGCTGTTCTGTAGACCGTGGGCTGAATGCGATAGCGAAGCCAGCAACTGCTGCTGCTgagagaaaagccaagcgactgggACAGTTTACGAGGGATATCACGATCATGCTTGAAATTATTCCAAAGACagttatttgtgtttttttccttgAGCTATCTAAATTTGATTACGGTATTAATTTCTCCTTTACTTTCGATGTTTGTAAATCTCAGATAAGTGCGTGTGTGAAagtaataattataattatttgcTTGAGAAAACccggggggagagagagagagagagagagagagagagagagagagatgcggCTTACCTCAAAGAAATGCTGTTTTAAACTCTCGTCCAATCTTCCCTTTGGTTTCAACTTGTAAAGATGAAGCTCAGCCTGCAAGACGTCTTCCAATGCTGGAACACTGGACACATTAAAGTAGAAAAAAGTCTTCGATCTCTGTCCTGGCGGGCagacaaagaaaaagaaaacagtgGCATTAGTTGACAAGTGGCTATGGTTTGGAGAACTTCTATACAAACGTTAAACAAACACGGTCGTTTTTAGGCTTGCACCTGGTTTCACACGGTGAAGGCAGCACACGGTAGCCCGTACTCACGGACGAGGGCATTCTTTTGGTCACCTGAATTATGAAGGTTAAAAGAATATGACATGGTTGTGGATGTGTAACCATGCGCTAAGTACAGATCACGGAATCGCCTACGACAAATATAGATTATCCCAAAAACCACCTAATTGACATTTTTGCGGTCAGAAGTCCCGGTGAGAAATTAAAAAAGCTTTTATTTGTAACCCAGATCATTTTGTGTCCGAAGACTTGGTCCATCTACGAAAATTGACGTCACAGTTATGCACTGGTGTTGGCACGACTTCGTTAATACTTAGTGAACGACATAGGTATCCGTCTTGGTGTACTAAATGATGTGCGTTTTTGTAAAGTCCCCGAGCACAGAACAGTGGTCAGAGGACACGACCATCTGACCATTGCAATCATGAGAAAATAGTGTCCGCGTTCAAGGGTTTCTTGGGACCGAGATCCGTGTTTGCGTGACTGACCAGAATGTTTGACCTAATTTGATGTCACTCAACTGTGGATGACATTTCCGCTCAGGATGACTGATGTTGTTGCTCCGGTCATGCGAAGAAACCGTAGTCATGCGAAGAAACTGTATGTAGCCAGGACTGCGCAGTGCCTGCAGTGCCAGCGTATAGTTGTTGCTACCGTTCAGCCGCTGCTGACGCGCATGTGGTTTGAACTTAAAGCATGGTCGCCAACATTTAACCACGACcccttcacaaacaaacagGCCCCTACACAAACGTGGGCAGAGGTACTCCGATGCTTAATTTTTCGCAACGCCTGTCTCTGAAAAGGCGTTTTCCAACAATATCCTCCTGTGTTATTACGAATATCAGacacttaaattgtaagtttggaGATGGCAGATCAACAAAGGTTCCATTTTGAAATTGGTTTCTTTCTGTAAAAATCAAGTTTAGTTTCTTCAACCATATAAGTGAAGGTGTATAGAAGCGAAAGTAACGTGAGTATTGAGAAACAGACGCGGCAAAAGTCAAATTTGGGAACTTTTCGAAACCCGAatatactttgtcaaatttaggATGCGAGAATAGCACTCTCACCGAAATTCTATTTGCTAACAAGTTTAGTAAGATTAGTATTGTTTGAATTATGGTGTGAAAGTATTCTTTGTCAAGTCTTTGTAGAGTGTGAAGTGTATTATCGATTTCTATTGACTTTAAGAAGTAACTTTTCTCACTTTGGGGAGTTTTTGCCACCCTTTTTCTTTTCATAAACTAAACGCGGACCTAGTTTTTTATGTGTGCATATAATTCATCTCGCGCAGAATGTTTGCTTGGTAAGTTTAAATGTAGTTGGAATTAGCGTCATACCAGGTGGGCGATGCAGCCATTGCTGGCTGAGAAGTCGAAGAAATTAATTGCAAAAGGAAAGAACGGCGTGCAGGATCATCATTGAAGATGGAAGGCTTATGTAGATGATAATTTCCAAgcatcaaaatgttgaaataccaaCGGAATAAAATAAAGAGGGCGATTTGGGTACCAGTGAATAAAGATTGTCAATGACATGAAACGTAAAATAGGTATCGCTCCATTGCGGTTGCTAAGCGTTCAATTACGtgtattgtgtttttttttcttttagttgAACACCTGCAGGTGGACGCATGTTGTCAAGAAAGGGTGCTCGAACCGTCGCATGAGGGAGTCGAAATGCTCTCAGATCGAAATTCATAGAATTCCAACACATTCTCAAGACTTTGGATTCTTAAATCGGATATGGTGAAGCATCTCGCTATAAATTAAACCTTACAAAGTCGTTAAATCCCGTCTTTACTCAGAGAGAGTGTTAAAAGTTCTGACAAAAGATACTTCACTTACCTTTATTGGGGAACGATCGGATTATATTGGCATGGTATGGGTTGGAGGCCTTGGTGATGCCGCTGTCGTCGGCAACACTTCGGTACAAATCCATCATAAACTGGGGTGGGGATTTCTGTTCAAGACGATGCTGGGGTCGACGCGGGATGCCGAACACTTCAGATAGTTGCTCAATAGCCTGCTCCCGCACCACGTTGCTGATTTCTTCCTGCGCGTCCATCCTCCTTGGGATATTGTTCAGATCGGTTACCAATTCTTGAACGGGAGATGCGCTGCAGGGAAGCAGAAAAACCGCGAGGATGCTGAAGAATTTGAGCAACTCCATTCTTTTGTCGCTGGTAGACTACGCACGCTGGGAATCACCGAATCAAAAGTTGAGTTGGGTGAAACGGCTGAGTTTGGGGGAAGCCCTCTGTATTGGTTGCACCTGAGCAGCAGACTGGCTGGCGCCAGAGGTTGTCTCGCCTGTATAGCTGCGACGATTTTCGATTGTTAATGGTCTCATTAGcctgagtgattgacagaatgACATGTGCAGGTGTGAAGTCCGACCAGGGAACCAATGAGAAAACGCTAATTAGGATCAATCCTCTTAGCAGGCCCCACAAAAAGATATGCCAGTCATTGTGGAGGTGTTCGGAAAGACATTAACACCTCCATTTAATTGGAGTTTTCACCAGCTATAAAGAAATGAAGGGAAAGATGGAGGGTGAATAGAGCAATACCAGTTTGCTCGCACAAGGAGCTTTCCAGCTGCGAGCACTTCGTCCTCCCGAGAGTACAGGCATTGCCTTTTTCAAAGACTAGTTCTAAACTACTTGTCTTTGGCATATCGCAGGTGTTGCCGATCGGGGATATAGGGGTAGGTCGTACGGTGACCAATTACAACATTTATCGCACGACCCTCTCCAAATTTGGCTCATTGCCAAGTTATTAATATCTTATCTCGCCAGCTGCTTAAATAGAAGGAGGGTAAAGTAGGGATATGCCGAGCGATTCTTAATTTGTCATCGGAATTTTACCAAACTAGATTATCAAAGCCCACTCTATCAGAAATTCGTTCAAATCGTTCTTTTAAATGTTAAAACAATGCCCAACTACATCAGTTGCGTTCAACCAGGTGTTGGTCGATACCATTTTAAGGATAGGTGAGGCACGATGCTTATTCATAAGTTTTATAACATTGAAGTTTAAGTTTCTTCCTATTTTTTGGCAACCCCCGAAATTTTACCTTTGACATGAAGCTGTACTCTTGTACACGCACCGTCTTGTTAAATATCCCCTTTATGTTGTGCACAGAGTCGATAAAAATATCGTATATAACTATCTTGCAGATTCACTTTTAAGGGCAGGATGATACGACACATAGTTCACTCTAGTGGAGTATCTTCTGGTTAATTGTTTCTGGTATATTCTGTGTTCTCTATTGTATTAGCGACGAGGTGTAAGGGTAGGGGGAacgaaaacaaacaatcaaatcaCTCCGAGCTGTCAACGTCTGTATTGTCCGCCATTGCTTTTTATCACTCCCCTTGCTACTATTTACATAGGTGTTATGTTGGGAAGCCAGCGGCAAGCGTTTGTACAGCACCCTAAACCATGCCGTCGGGGAAATCTGTTTCTTCTAACCGGACCCACGACACAATTTCCCGAAAATCAGGCGTTACCATATCAACTGTTGTGGTCAAACTCACGCTGGCCGACAGAAAAGTTCCGTAAACGAGTTGGCTTTCCAAAAATTTGACATACATCTTTGCGCATGTATTAATGTTTGTTTGAGCTAAACAATACGATTCATGGTACAACTAGGGACATTCTTCACTGATGTGTGAAAGTGTTGCCGGAATT
Encoded here:
- the LOC139123216 gene encoding bone morphogenetic protein 2-like codes for the protein MELLKFFSILAVFLLPCSASPVQELVTDLNNIPRRMDAQEEISNVVREQAIEQLSEVFGIPRRPQHRLEQKSPPQFMMDLYRSVADDSGITKASNPYHANIIRSFPNKGQRSKTFFYFNVSSVPALEDVLQAELHLYKLKPKGRLDESLKQHFFEVHVHQLLSDEFDPENTRLIGARLVSAHGTGWEVFSITPAVTSWLHDPSSNYGLMVTVTTMTGMQLTDNSVIRFAKKKEHHGSKQPILVVFTNDGRPRTEAATIDGSGGSADYDYTYDYIMQTYGDMLHPAVERHRRRKPDVNTSTNRYQEESTRQRRAAGTERPSDPTVTRQWKSPCSRQKLYVDFEEIGWSGWIIAPRGYNAYHCKGECPFPLGQTSKPTNHATVQSIVNALSVEDDVSMPCCVPDKLVAISLLYFDEDDNVILKQYDDMVAASCGCH